One Desulfobulbus propionicus DSM 2032 DNA segment encodes these proteins:
- a CDS encoding CoB--CoM heterodisulfide reductase iron-sulfur subunit B family protein — MEKIGLYLGCNIPLKAPDIEQSIRKILPVLGIEPVDLQGASCCPAWGTAPSFDLNTWCAISSRNITIAEAQGVDIMTGCNSCFGVLSEAKHFLDDPARRKAVNQSLAAINREFKGTSDIYHVAHVLHRKVGVEKIRENLKYSLGGLKIAVQTGCHTLWPSDVYKIKEDNPYYPTILRDLCEATGATVPHYSRLESCCGMGGMRSTDVEKSLKLFRDKLLSIKEETDADLIVTTCSSCFLQFDMSQPILKERGLIDFEPIPTFYYTQLLALAMGCDPAQVAALSQIDRSGIISEIQSEQRLIKEVA; from the coding sequence ATGGAAAAAATCGGATTATATCTCGGCTGCAACATCCCGCTGAAAGCGCCGGACATCGAGCAGTCCATCCGCAAGATCCTGCCGGTGCTCGGCATCGAGCCGGTTGACCTGCAGGGCGCCTCCTGTTGCCCGGCCTGGGGCACGGCCCCCTCATTCGACCTCAACACCTGGTGCGCCATCTCCAGCCGCAACATCACCATCGCCGAAGCCCAGGGCGTGGACATCATGACCGGCTGCAACTCCTGCTTTGGCGTGCTCTCCGAGGCCAAGCACTTTCTCGATGACCCGGCGCGACGCAAGGCGGTCAATCAGAGCCTCGCCGCCATCAACCGCGAGTTCAAGGGCACCTCGGACATCTACCATGTCGCCCATGTGCTCCATCGCAAGGTGGGCGTGGAGAAGATCCGCGAGAATCTTAAGTACTCCCTTGGTGGACTGAAAATTGCGGTGCAGACCGGTTGCCACACCCTCTGGCCCTCGGATGTCTACAAGATCAAGGAGGACAACCCTTACTATCCGACCATCCTCCGCGATCTTTGCGAGGCCACCGGCGCCACCGTGCCGCATTATTCCCGTTTGGAGAGCTGTTGCGGCATGGGCGGCATGCGTTCCACCGACGTGGAGAAATCGCTGAAGCTGTTCCGCGACAAACTGCTGTCGATCAAGGAGGAAACCGACGCCGACCTGATCGTCACCACCTGTTCGTCCTGCTTCCTCCAGTTCGACATGTCCCAGCCGATCCTCAAGGAGCGCGGCCTGATCGACTTCGAACCGATTCCGACCTTTTACTATACCCAGTTGCTGGCTCTGGCCATGGGATGTGATCCCGCCCAGGTGGCCGCCCTCTCGCAGATCGACCGCAGCGGTATCATCAGCGAGATCCAAAGCGAACAACGTCTGATCAAGGAGGTGGCCTGA
- a CDS encoding 4Fe-4S dicluster domain-containing protein — protein sequence MIIDQSKIDEAIATIIGYGGHNILNCIQCGACSAVCPGVRAGFPLLCRTLIRHLQSGELEEIIEDASSWGCQACNRCTEVCPRDVRPQEVVFAFRRYQANQLAFSTSSVTSQMNLFETGHAVYTDPRELRTRVGLPAQTPTSAFDDQAKQEIQTLINNSPMGELGLF from the coding sequence ATGATTATCGACCAAAGCAAAATCGACGAGGCCATCGCTACCATTATCGGCTACGGCGGCCACAACATCCTCAACTGCATCCAATGCGGCGCCTGTTCGGCGGTCTGTCCCGGGGTCCGCGCCGGATTCCCCCTGCTGTGCCGCACCCTGATCCGTCACCTGCAGAGCGGCGAGCTGGAGGAGATCATCGAAGACGCCTCCAGTTGGGGCTGCCAGGCCTGCAACCGCTGCACCGAGGTCTGCCCGCGCGACGTGCGCCCGCAGGAGGTGGTGTTTGCCTTTCGCCGCTACCAGGCCAATCAGCTGGCCTTTTCGACCTCCTCGGTCACCAGCCAGATGAACCTGTTCGAGACCGGGCACGCGGTGTACACCGACCCCCGCGAGCTGCGCACGCGGGTGGGGCTGCCGGCCCAGACGCCGACCTCCGCCTTTGACGACCAGGCCAAGCAGGAAATCCAGACCCTGATCAACAACAGCCCCATGGGCGAGTTGGGACTCTTTTAA
- a CDS encoding hydrogenase iron-sulfur subunit, which produces MSFLPNIVGFACQWCTYAGADLAGNLRAKYPPSIKLIKVPCSGRVEPEHVMEALANGADGVLVGGCHFGDCHYKTGNYKTANRMKILKQLLEDSGFDSRRFRLEWISGAEGYRFAEVVEEFTKELQELGPNPLKGGNGHGK; this is translated from the coding sequence ATGTCCTTTCTACCCAATATCGTTGGCTTTGCCTGCCAGTGGTGCACCTATGCCGGCGCGGACCTGGCCGGTAACCTGCGGGCCAAATACCCGCCCTCGATCAAGCTGATCAAGGTACCCTGCTCCGGCCGGGTGGAGCCAGAGCATGTCATGGAAGCCCTGGCCAACGGCGCCGACGGCGTGCTGGTCGGCGGTTGTCACTTTGGCGATTGCCATTACAAGACCGGCAACTACAAAACCGCCAACAGGATGAAAATATTGAAACAACTGCTTGAGGACAGCGGTTTTGATTCCCGCCGCTTCCGTCTGGAATGGATCTCCGGTGCCGAGGGCTACCGGTTCGCCGAGGTGGTGGAGGAGTTTACCAAGGAGTTGCAGGAGCTGGGTCCCAACCCGCTCAAAGGAGGAAATGGTCATGGCAAATAA
- a CDS encoding F420-non-reducing hydrogenase subunit G, with amino-acid sequence MANKLKTAFLLAGGCAGCEMSVVDLSEKLVDALEHLEIVFWAPTVADVKYQDLEDMPDKSIDLAFVDGMIRNTENLHTVQVLRAKSKVLVAFGACATLGGIAALGDLHTKEELFRQAYKDSFSTDNPEGVYPEPEYLLDGKYNLTIPAILDTCSTIDQVVAVDYYVGGCPPHPSFVGKLVGAIVAGDLPPAGSWLTGGKAVCDTCKRNPALTGQERLPIGEIKRTIDDRPDPNICLLQQGYMCFGPVTQGDCGASCLNVNIPCRGCGGPIPGIKDFGARCVSTLASSMASEAVAEQFIEKYNDMAKMFYRYSHTASKLNHRVAEQKENAA; translated from the coding sequence ATGGCAAATAAACTGAAGACCGCCTTTCTGCTGGCCGGCGGCTGCGCGGGCTGCGAGATGAGCGTGGTCGACCTCTCGGAAAAACTGGTCGATGCCCTGGAGCACCTGGAAATCGTCTTCTGGGCGCCAACCGTGGCCGACGTCAAGTATCAGGACCTGGAAGATATGCCGGATAAATCCATCGACCTGGCCTTTGTCGACGGCATGATCCGCAACACCGAAAACCTGCACACCGTCCAGGTGTTGCGGGCCAAATCCAAGGTGCTGGTGGCCTTCGGCGCCTGTGCCACCCTGGGCGGTATCGCCGCGCTTGGCGACCTGCATACCAAGGAGGAGCTGTTCCGCCAGGCCTACAAGGATTCCTTTTCCACTGACAACCCGGAAGGCGTCTATCCCGAACCGGAGTACCTGCTCGACGGCAAGTACAACCTGACCATCCCCGCCATCCTCGACACCTGTTCGACCATCGATCAGGTGGTGGCTGTGGATTACTATGTCGGCGGCTGCCCGCCCCATCCCTCGTTCGTCGGCAAACTGGTCGGCGCCATTGTTGCCGGCGACCTGCCCCCGGCGGGTTCCTGGCTCACCGGCGGCAAGGCGGTCTGCGACACCTGCAAGCGCAATCCGGCCCTCACCGGCCAGGAACGGCTGCCCATCGGTGAGATCAAACGCACCATCGACGACCGGCCCGACCCCAACATCTGCCTGCTGCAACAGGGCTACATGTGCTTTGGCCCGGTGACCCAGGGCGACTGCGGTGCCTCCTGCCTCAACGTCAACATCCCCTGTCGCGGTTGCGGCGGCCCGATCCCCGGTATCAAGGATTTCGGTGCCCGTTGCGTCTCCACCTTGGCCTCCAGCATGGCCAGCGAGGCCGTTGCCGAACAGTTCATTGAAAAATACAACGATATGGCCAAGATGTTTTATCGCTACAGCCATACGGCCTCGAAACTCAACCATCGGGTCGCCGAGCAGAAGGAGAACGCAGCATGA